The sequence TTAATATTTCACATACCAAAATTTCCATATAATTTTTTACCATTTAATCCAGCTTCCCTTACATTAGATTTGTAATAAATATAATTTAAATTATATCATATAGTCTTTTAGTCATGCAATACTTTAGAGCAGAGGTCCTATAAGTTTTTAAAGAAAAAATTAACGAACCAATAAAAGGATTAAAAAAACTTGTTATATTTATAATGGAATGAGGTATATATATAATAGGTTTTTAATAAGGAGGAATTTAAATGTCAAATGTTGTAGTATATTCAACAAGTACTTGCCCTCATTGTGTAGCTGCAAAAGAATATCTTTCGGATAATGGAATAGAGTATACGGAAAAAAATGTACAAACGGACCCGGCTGCAAGAAAGGAACTTATGGCAATGGGGCATATGGGAGTTCCAGTTATATTGGTAGATGGAGAAGAAGTAGTCGGATTTGATAAGCAGAGATTAGATGATCTTTTATCATTAAACAAACAAAAACAGTAAATACTGTTATCAATTGAAAAATTTAGTAAAAAAGGCTTCCGTCAAAATAAATTAAGGAAGCCTTTTTTGAAGCCCATTTGATGGGAAATATAAATTAATGAAAACAGGATTTCCCTATGGGTTATAAAATAAAAGGCTTTTTCTTTATATATTATATAAAGAAAGAGCCTTTTAAAAGCTATATTTAATTATTCAAAGCTTCTAATAATTTTTCCAAATCCATTCCATGAACCATTGCGGCTTCTTCTAAAGATTCCATCTGGCTGGCAGGGCATCCAATACAACCCATTCCATTTTTTATAAGGATTTCAATAGATTCGGGATACTCTCTGATTATTTCACTAATAAGCATATCCTTTGTTATTGCCAATTTATATTTCCTCCTCTAATTTTTTTAGATAATAATATCATCTTTTATATACCCATTGTACTATATATATATCATTTCATAAACCCTAAAAATTATAAAAAATAATTAAAATTAAAAAATATTGATCATAAAGAATAAAAAAAATAATAATGGACATTCTTATAACAGGAGGTGAAAATATGGAAAATAATGATAATAACAGAAACAGGGAAAATGAAAAAAGCAGGGATAAAAATAATACAGGCGGTAGAACAAGTGTGGGGGAAGTGCTTTTAAGGATACTTGTTACAGCGGTAGTAGTAGCAATAGCAGCGTTTTTGACTCCCGGATTTACTATAAACGGATTGTGGAGTCTTTTATTGGCAGCAGTTGTAATAGCTCTTCTTGACTGGTTGATACAAAAGGTGGCTGGAATAGATGCATCACCTTTTGGAAGAGGAATCACAGGGTTTATAGTGGCAGCAATTATTTTATATGCTACAAAATTTATAGTACCCGGATTTAATATATCAATATGGGGAGCTATCATAGGAGCCTTAGTTATAGGCATATTAGATGTAATAATCCCAGGAAGAGCAATGTAGATGAAATACAGGAAAGCAGATTATTTGCTTTCCTGTATTTTATTGTTTTTGGATATCTCGTTAATTTTTTCATATAGCTTTTTGGTATTCCTATTGCTTATAAAAAATGGGAAATTTTTTATTATAATCTTTGATTCTTTGTATAAAAATAAAAAGCATACATAAAATACATAATGTACATTAAATAAAAATTATGATATAATGGGGGTGAAAGAGAGGTGTTTTTAATGTTATCTATAAATGCTACAGATATGAGAAAAAATTTTGGAAAATATATTGATGAAATTGTTAGGACTAAGCCTATATTTGTGAAACGTTCCAGAGACTGTTTTATGGGTATCAGTATAGAAATGGCTAAAGAATTGGTTAAAGATGTTACTTTTACCGTGGATAAATATATAGAAAAAGACAATTCTGTTACTTTATCACTCAATGGATTTGACTTGGTAGTAAATGAAAAGGATGAGACTACTGCAATAAATTCTTTGATAAAAGATTTTAGAGAATATGCCTTGGAATATTATAAAGATATAGAGTTTTGGTCAAGTGATATGAATAGAAGAAACCAGATGAAATCTATATTGAAAGTTCTCCTAACCGATAATGACGAAGAGATAAGAGAGAGTTTTGTATGCCAAGTTGGAAAGAATTAAAAAGATTTTGCGATAGATATGGATGGGAATTATATAAAAATACTGACCATTACTTCTATCGAAAAGTAGAAAAGGATGGAACCATCAGAAGGGTAAAGATTTCAAAAGGTTCGGGAGAAATAAAATATCATCTTTGGCGAGAGATACTTAAAAAACAATTAGGAATAACTCAGGAATATTTTAATAGTAAAATTTAACAACAGAATAAAGGAGGAATTATTGTTGGATAAAAATGAAATATACAAAGCGCTGGCAAAAGTCAATGATCCGGAACTTAACAGAAATTTAGCGGAATTAAATATGATAAAGGAAGTAACGGAAGAACAAGGAAATATTAATGTGGTACTTTCTCTGACTGTAATGGGATGTCCCATGAAAAATAAAATAGAGAACGACGTAGTTGATGAATTGATGAAGTTGGACGGAGCAAAAAATGTGACTGTAAAGTTTGTAGAGATGACCAATGAAGAAAAGAAAAAATTGTTTTCCGACAATAAAAAAACTATAAATGATTTTAAAAATACTGTTATTCTTGCAATAGGAAGCGGAAAAGGCGGAGTTGGAAAATCTACGATTACGGCTAATATTTCTATAGCATTAAGCAGACTTGGATTTAAAGTAGGGGTTCTTGATGCGGATATATTAGGTTATAGTATTCCTCAGATAATGGGTATTAAGGATCAAAGACCTAAAGTAATAGGAGAAAATATAATAATTCCGATAGAAAAGTTTGGGATAAAAATAATAAGTATGGGAAATTTGGTAGATGATGAAAAGCCTCTTATATGGCGAGGACCAATTCTTGCAGGAATATTTACTCAATTTTTAAATGAAGTAAGTTGGGGGAAACTGGATTTTTTGTTATTGGATCTTCCACCCGGAACGGGAGATATTCCTTTAAGCATTATGCAGCAAGTTAACGATTCAAAATTTATTATAGTTACTACTCCTCAGATTACGGCAAAGGATGTTGCCAGAAGACTGGGGTATATGGCTCAAAGAACCAATACAAAGATATTGGGAGTAATTGAAAATATGTCTTATTTTGTATGTGATAAATGCGGTGAAAAGCATTATATATTCGGTAAAGGAGAAGGGCTGAATTTGAGCAAAGAATTAGGAGTTGATTTGTTGGGAGAAGTTCCTTTGCTTAAAGAGATAAGAGAGGGAAGCGATAAAGGCAAGCTGCCTATTTTGAAATATAAAGAAGTAGAAAGAATATATATGAATATAGGAGAAAATATAGTTAACCATTTAAAATAAATTTGAAGCGGAGAGATTATCATGATAAAACCAAAAGCATTGAAAGTTGGAGATACTATAGGGGTTATATCACCTTCCGGACCTACTTCAAGGGAAAATGTTGAAAAAGCTCATGATGTACTTATGAAAATGGGCTTTAAAGTAAAAATGGGGAAAAGTGTATATGAGCATTATGGCTATTTATCAGGCCGGGATGAAATAAGAGCAGAAGATATAAATAATATGTTTTCGGATGATGAGATAGATGCAATAATATGCATGAGAGGGGGATATGGGGCTTCAAGGATATTGGATATGATAGAATATGATAAAATCAGGAACAATCCTAAGATATTTGTGGGATATAGCGATATCACCGTTCTTCATATAGTATTTAATCAGATATGCGGACTTGTCACCTTTCATGGGCCTATGGTTTCATCAGATATGATAGAAAATTTCAGCAATTTTTCGAGAAAAAGTCTTTTTAACTTTATATCCGAAAAGAATCCCGAAAAGAAAATCAAAAACCCAGGGGATGAAAAGATAGAAACCTTTAGTATGGGTGTATGTGAAGGAGAGATAACAGGAGGTAATTTGTCCCTTATAACGGCAACCTTAGGGACACCTTATGAAATAAATACAAAGGGAAAGATACTTTTTCTTGAAGACGTAAATGAGGAACCTTATAGTATAGACAAAATGCTTACTCAGTTGAAACTTTCAGGGAAATTTTCGGATGCCGCAGGGCTTATTCTCGGAGATTGGAATAATTGTACTCCTAAATCCCATGAATATTCAAACAGCCTTACTCTTGAACAAATATTTGAAGATATCATTAAGCCTTTAAAAAAACCTGTCATAAAAAATTTGAAATCAGGTCACTGCAAACCTAAAATCACAATACCCTTTGGAGTCAAAGCGCGGTTAGATGCGTCTAAGGGAGAATTATATATATTGGAAAATACAGTAGAATAAAAAATTGGACAAAATAAGCACCTGAGATTTAAGCTAAAAATAAATCTCAGGTGCTTTTTATTTATGGAAAATGACCACTTTCATCTTATTAAATGCTTTTGAAAGATATAACTATATTCTGCTGCTCATTTTTTAACAAATAATTAAAAAACGTATTGCATTTTGTTTTATAAGTAGTATAATAAGCTTAAGAAATATTTCTTAAGTGAAATTTTGTGCAAGGGAGTTGAGTTAACAAATGAAAGCAGCGGTTTTTCACGGTATAGAAGATATAAGAATCGAAGAAAGAGAAATTCCTAAAATAGATGATGACGGTATTTTAATAAAAGTCAGCTATTGTGCTATATGTGGAACTGATGTAAGAATATATTTTAATGGGCAAGATAATGTAATTCCACCGAGAATAACAGGCCACGAAATTTCTGGAGTAATTGATTCAATAGGAAAAAATGTGCAAGGATATAAAGTAGGGGACAAGGTTGTAGTAGTTCCTCAAATTGCCTGCGGAAAATGTTTTGAATGTTTAAGAGGAAATAGCAATATGTGCAATTCAGCAGACGTTATCGGCTACGGGCTTGACGGAGGATTTGCAGAATACATGGCCGTCCCCGGAAAGGCAGTGGAACATGGAAATGTAATAAAGCTTGAGAAAGATCAGGATTTAAAATTTTCGTGCATAGCAGAACCTCTTTCCTGTGTAATAAACGGGCATAAGAATTTAAATATAAAATTAGGAGATGATGTATTAATCGTAGGTGCCGGACCTATCGGGACAATGCACGCGCTTCTTTCAAAAGCCCAAGGAGCAACCCGTGTAATATTAGCAGATATCGAGGAGAACAGATTAAATTTAGCTCATGAATTGGGTACTGATTTTGTAATAGATACCAGCAAAACAGATCTATATGAAGAAGTTAATGAAATAACTAAAGGTCAGGGGGTGGATGTAGGTATCGCAGCGTGTTCAGTTCCATCTGTTCAGAGTCAGGTATTGAGTGTTATAAAAAAGGGGGGAAAAGCTCTTTTTTTTGCTGGTCTTCCTAAAGGTAAATCTATAAATCCTATAGATACAAATATTATTCATTATAAAGAGATATCATTGTACGGATCCTTTGGTTCAACTATAACTCAGCATATCACAGCACTTAAGTTGATAAATTCAAAGGTTATAAATGCAGATAGGCTGATAACTACAATACTTCCAATTGATAAACTTGTAGACGGGATTAAAATGGTAAGAAGAGGAGAAGGACTTAAAATAGCAATAAAGATGTCATAAAATATATATTTACAAACCACCTCAGTATATTATACAATTATATTATACGCATAATTTCTTATAAGAAAATTTGTGCATAAATAATTGTTATGAGGTGATAAAGTGATAGATATAAATCAAGAAAGATTGATGCTTAGAGTGCTGGATATGTATTATAATAAGGAACTTTCTCAGGAAGTTATAGCTAAAAAATTTCATATATCCAGGTCAACCGTATCGAGACTGATTAGTAAAGCTAAAAAACAAGGATATGTAAGCATTCATATTAACTATCCGGTGAATAACTGTATTGAATTGGAAGAGAAATTTGAAGGAAAGTTCCACTTAGAAGAAGCTATTATATTGAATGCTACCAGTACGGAATTTTCCGACATGGTTGTTCCTCGGGCGGCGGCAGAATATTTACTCAGGATAATTGATGACGATATGTACATATCTATGTCCTGGGGTACAACTCTGAGAAAAACAGTAGATAATATTGCTGCTTTAATGCCTGGAGTAAAAAGAATCTTTAAGGGAGTTAAAATTATTCCTCTCTTGGGATCTCCTAAAATGACTTTAAATATTGATGCTCAGCTTAATTATTCCAATGAGTTGGTTGAAAGGTTGGGGAAAATTTTGAATTCAGCCAGTTATAATTTATCCGCACCGATGATAGTTGAAAATAAGACTGTCAAAGGGGTATTAGAATCAGAGAAGCAAATAAGTGACATTTTAAATATGGCTAAAAAAGCAGATGTCGCTATTGTAGGAATTGGTTCGGTAGATGAAAAATCATCACCATTATTTTCAGGATTGATAACAAAAGAAGAGCAGAAAAAACTTCTTAGTCTGGGGATAGTGGGAGAAATTGCATTTCACTACTATAATGAATCGGGAGATATAATATCAACTGAGTTTGATGACAGGTGTATAGGGTTAAAAATAGGTGAAATATTAAATATACCATTGAGAGTAGGAATAGCTTATGGGGAGAAGAAGATTAAATCAATTCGGGCTGCTCTTAAAGGAAAATTAATAAATGTAATTATA is a genomic window of Acidilutibacter cellobiosedens containing:
- a CDS encoding P-loop NTPase, with protein sequence MDKNEIYKALAKVNDPELNRNLAELNMIKEVTEEQGNINVVLSLTVMGCPMKNKIENDVVDELMKLDGAKNVTVKFVEMTNEEKKKLFSDNKKTINDFKNTVILAIGSGKGGVGKSTITANISIALSRLGFKVGVLDADILGYSIPQIMGIKDQRPKVIGENIIIPIEKFGIKIISMGNLVDDEKPLIWRGPILAGIFTQFLNEVSWGKLDFLLLDLPPGTGDIPLSIMQQVNDSKFIIVTTPQITAKDVARRLGYMAQRTNTKILGVIENMSYFVCDKCGEKHYIFGKGEGLNLSKELGVDLLGEVPLLKEIREGSDKGKLPILKYKEVERIYMNIGENIVNHLK
- a CDS encoding type II toxin-antitoxin system HicA family toxin; translation: MPSWKELKRFCDRYGWELYKNTDHYFYRKVEKDGTIRRVKISKGSGEIKYHLWREILKKQLGITQEYFNSKI
- a CDS encoding phage holin family protein; this translates as MENNDNNRNRENEKSRDKNNTGGRTSVGEVLLRILVTAVVVAIAAFLTPGFTINGLWSLLLAAVVIALLDWLIQKVAGIDASPFGRGITGFIVAAIILYATKFIVPGFNISIWGAIIGALVIGILDVIIPGRAM
- a CDS encoding DUF1858 domain-containing protein; protein product: MAITKDMLISEIIREYPESIEILIKNGMGCIGCPASQMESLEEAAMVHGMDLEKLLEALNN
- a CDS encoding sugar-binding transcriptional regulator; its protein translation is MIDINQERLMLRVLDMYYNKELSQEVIAKKFHISRSTVSRLISKAKKQGYVSIHINYPVNNCIELEEKFEGKFHLEEAIILNATSTEFSDMVVPRAAAEYLLRIIDDDMYISMSWGTTLRKTVDNIAALMPGVKRIFKGVKIIPLLGSPKMTLNIDAQLNYSNELVERLGKILNSASYNLSAPMIVENKTVKGVLESEKQISDILNMAKKADVAIVGIGSVDEKSSPLFSGLITKEEQKKLLSLGIVGEIAFHYYNESGDIISTEFDDRCIGLKIGEILNIPLRVGIAYGEKKIKSIRAALKGKLINVIITDSITAEKILKEG
- a CDS encoding S66 peptidase family protein encodes the protein MIKPKALKVGDTIGVISPSGPTSRENVEKAHDVLMKMGFKVKMGKSVYEHYGYLSGRDEIRAEDINNMFSDDEIDAIICMRGGYGASRILDMIEYDKIRNNPKIFVGYSDITVLHIVFNQICGLVTFHGPMVSSDMIENFSNFSRKSLFNFISEKNPEKKIKNPGDEKIETFSMGVCEGEITGGNLSLITATLGTPYEINTKGKILFLEDVNEEPYSIDKMLTQLKLSGKFSDAAGLILGDWNNCTPKSHEYSNSLTLEQIFEDIIKPLKKPVIKNLKSGHCKPKITIPFGVKARLDASKGELYILENTVE
- a CDS encoding glutaredoxin family protein, translated to MSNVVVYSTSTCPHCVAAKEYLSDNGIEYTEKNVQTDPAARKELMAMGHMGVPVILVDGEEVVGFDKQRLDDLLSLNKQKQ
- a CDS encoding zinc-dependent dehydrogenase; translation: MKAAVFHGIEDIRIEEREIPKIDDDGILIKVSYCAICGTDVRIYFNGQDNVIPPRITGHEISGVIDSIGKNVQGYKVGDKVVVVPQIACGKCFECLRGNSNMCNSADVIGYGLDGGFAEYMAVPGKAVEHGNVIKLEKDQDLKFSCIAEPLSCVINGHKNLNIKLGDDVLIVGAGPIGTMHALLSKAQGATRVILADIEENRLNLAHELGTDFVIDTSKTDLYEEVNEITKGQGVDVGIAACSVPSVQSQVLSVIKKGGKALFFAGLPKGKSINPIDTNIIHYKEISLYGSFGSTITQHITALKLINSKVINADRLITTILPIDKLVDGIKMVRRGEGLKIAIKMS